A genomic segment from Shumkonia mesophila encodes:
- a CDS encoding efflux RND transporter periplasmic adaptor subunit translates to MTISATHASLLAAFFSLSLAACDSQTQASAPAQQPRPVEVSVVTLEKQAVPITVELPGRTSAFRISEVRPQVTGIVKKRLFEEGSVVAAGQTLYQIDAAPYEASLASARAEAQRAEATLVAARSKAERYNKLVTVDAVSRQNHDDAIAALKQGEAQVAAAKAAVEAAAINLAYTNVKSPISGRIGKSAITEGALVTANQAAALAVVQQLDPIYVDVTEAAADLLRMRRDIAEGRLTATADHAPVTLLIGDEIYQRTGTLKFSDVTVDQGTGTVQLRAVFPNQDGVLLPGLFVKARIEQGVRQDAIVVPQRAVSRSTDGKPLVWVVGADDTVSPRPVEIERILENDWLISAGLEDGERVVVEGFQKIRPGSHVTAVPMTPKVAAGSAAEASRSR, encoded by the coding sequence ATGACGATATCCGCAACGCACGCATCCCTGTTGGCCGCCTTTTTCAGCCTAAGCCTGGCCGCCTGCGACAGCCAGACGCAGGCGTCGGCGCCGGCGCAACAGCCCCGTCCGGTGGAAGTCTCCGTCGTGACGCTCGAGAAGCAGGCGGTGCCGATCACCGTGGAACTGCCCGGCCGCACGTCGGCCTTCCGCATTTCCGAGGTCAGGCCGCAGGTGACCGGTATCGTCAAGAAGCGGCTGTTCGAAGAGGGCAGCGTGGTTGCCGCCGGCCAGACGCTCTATCAGATCGACGCCGCGCCCTATGAGGCCAGCCTGGCCAGCGCCAGGGCCGAGGCCCAGCGGGCGGAAGCCACGCTGGTGGCGGCACGCTCCAAGGCCGAACGCTACAACAAGCTGGTGACCGTCGACGCGGTCAGCCGCCAGAACCACGACGACGCCATCGCCGCCCTCAAGCAGGGCGAGGCCCAGGTGGCGGCGGCCAAGGCGGCGGTCGAGGCGGCGGCCATCAACCTCGCCTACACCAACGTCAAGTCCCCGATCTCGGGGCGCATCGGCAAGTCGGCGATCACCGAGGGGGCGCTCGTTACCGCCAACCAGGCGGCCGCGCTGGCCGTCGTCCAGCAGCTCGATCCGATCTACGTCGACGTGACCGAGGCGGCCGCCGATCTGCTGCGCATGCGCAGGGACATCGCCGAGGGCCGGCTGACGGCGACGGCGGACCACGCGCCGGTGACGCTGCTGATCGGCGACGAGATCTACCAGCGGACGGGCACGCTGAAATTCTCCGACGTCACCGTCGACCAGGGGACGGGAACGGTTCAGTTGCGGGCGGTCTTCCCCAACCAGGACGGCGTTCTGCTGCCCGGCCTTTTCGTCAAGGCGCGCATCGAGCAGGGGGTGCGCCAGGACGCCATCGTGGTGCCGCAGCGGGCGGTGAGCCGGTCGACCGACGGCAAGCCGCTGGTGTGGGTGGTGGGCGCCGACGACACCGTTTCGCCCCGTCCCGTCGAAATCGAACGGATTCTCGAGAACGACTGGCTGATTTCGGCCGGCCTCGAGGACGGCGAGCGCGTCGTCGTCGAGGGCTTCCAGAAGATCAGGCCCGGCAGCCATGTGACCGCCGTTCCCATGACCCCGAAAGTGGCCGCCGGATCGGCCGCCGAGGCTTCGCGTTCCCGCTGA
- the pspF gene encoding phage shock protein operon transcriptional activator gives MDAPRDLPALIGQSPAFLEVMELTSRAAALERPVLVIGERGTGKELIAQRLHFLSGRWDKPLIKVNCAALPETLLETELFGHEAGAFTGAARRRAGRFERADGGSLFMDEIANASMAAQEKILRIVEYGELERVGASATLHVDVRVIAATNVDLPAEAAAGGFRLDLLDRLSFEVITVPPLRARREDIPVLADHFGQAMARELGWQAFPGFSERAMAALMGHPWPGNVREIKNAAERAVYRWADEEAPIDAIPFDPFASPFRPASEKPPGATAAAEAAPVPARLDLRAELGRTEKRLLEEALGAARFNQRVAARHLGLSYDQLRNRLRKHGLLERR, from the coding sequence ATGGATGCCCCGCGCGACCTGCCGGCACTGATCGGCCAGTCCCCCGCTTTCCTCGAGGTGATGGAACTCACGTCGCGGGCGGCGGCGCTGGAGCGCCCGGTGCTGGTCATCGGCGAGCGCGGTACCGGCAAGGAGCTGATCGCCCAGCGCTTGCATTTCCTGTCGGGGCGCTGGGACAAGCCGCTGATCAAGGTCAACTGCGCGGCGCTTCCCGAAACGTTGCTCGAGACCGAACTCTTCGGCCACGAGGCGGGAGCCTTCACCGGCGCCGCGCGGCGCCGGGCCGGACGCTTCGAGCGGGCCGACGGCGGGTCGCTGTTCATGGACGAAATCGCCAACGCCAGCATGGCGGCCCAGGAGAAGATCCTGCGCATCGTCGAGTACGGCGAGCTGGAGCGCGTCGGCGCCAGCGCGACGCTTCATGTCGACGTTCGCGTCATCGCGGCCACCAATGTCGACCTGCCGGCCGAAGCCGCGGCCGGAGGCTTCCGTCTCGACCTGCTGGATCGCCTGTCCTTCGAGGTGATCACGGTACCGCCGCTCAGGGCGCGCCGCGAGGATATCCCCGTGCTGGCCGACCATTTCGGGCAGGCCATGGCCCGCGAGCTGGGCTGGCAGGCCTTCCCCGGCTTTTCGGAGCGGGCAATGGCCGCCCTGATGGGTCATCCCTGGCCAGGCAACGTGCGCGAGATCAAGAATGCGGCCGAACGTGCCGTCTATCGCTGGGCGGACGAGGAAGCGCCCATCGATGCCATCCCGTTCGACCCCTTCGCCTCGCCTTTCCGGCCGGCGTCGGAAAAACCGCCGGGCGCCACCGCAGCGGCCGAAGCCGCGCCGGTGCCGGCACGGCTGGACCTGCGGGCCGAATTGGGCCGCACGGAGAAGCGTCTGCTTGAAGAGGCGCTTGGCGCCGCCCGCTTCAACCAGAGGGTGGCGGCACGGCATCTCGGGCTCAGCTACGACCAGCTGCGCAACCGGTTGCGCAAGCACGGGCTGCTCGAACGGCGCTGA
- the pspA gene encoding phage shock protein PspA produces MGIFSRLTDIINSNVNGILDRAEDPEKIIRLIIQEMEETLVEVRATAAHSIAEKKEIQRSLSRYEDAQAEWARKAEVALAKDREDLAKAALGEKAKLADTAAALTAEIASLDDALARSHDDIVKLQDKLREAKAKQKSIAARHETASSRLRVRRQLYDGKIEDAFARFETMEKRLDATEGEVEAFDLGRTRSLKDEIAELETESAVEEELAALKARLAKRRGSKD; encoded by the coding sequence ATGGGTATCTTTTCGCGCCTCACCGACATCATCAATTCGAACGTCAACGGCATCCTGGATCGCGCCGAGGACCCGGAGAAGATCATCCGCCTGATCATTCAGGAGATGGAGGAGACGCTGGTCGAGGTGCGCGCCACCGCCGCCCACTCCATCGCCGAGAAGAAGGAAATCCAGCGCAGCCTGTCGCGCTACGAGGACGCCCAGGCCGAATGGGCGCGCAAGGCCGAGGTGGCGCTGGCCAAGGACCGCGAGGATCTCGCCAAGGCGGCGCTGGGCGAAAAGGCCAAGCTGGCCGATACCGCCGCCGCGCTCACGGCCGAAATCGCCTCCCTCGACGACGCCCTGGCCCGCAGTCATGACGACATCGTCAAACTGCAGGACAAGCTGCGCGAGGCCAAGGCCAAGCAGAAGTCGATCGCGGCGCGCCACGAGACGGCCTCGTCCCGGCTACGCGTGCGCCGGCAGCTTTACGACGGCAAGATCGAGGACGCCTTCGCCCGCTTCGAGACCATGGAAAAGCGCCTTGACGCCACCGAGGGAGAGGTCGAGGCTTTCGACCTGGGCCGGACCCGGTCGCTGAAGGACGAGATCGCCGAGTTGGAAACCGAAAGCGCGGTCGAGGAAGAACTGGCGGCGCTGAAGGCGCGCCTCGCCAAGCGCCGGGGTTCGAAGGATTGA
- a CDS encoding DUF4197 domain-containing protein yields the protein MAKRAIAGCVAAAILLGAGPAATQGDITGAARGLLDRLGGSQGSTQQTGDIAAGLKEALHVGVERVVAKVGAVDGFNRDPAIHIPLPAQLQTVQGWLRKVGMAGMADDLENRMNRAAEIAAAEAKPLLWDAIRDMSLDDAQRIFNGPKDAATQYFRGKMTPALSQRMKPLVDDAMAQAGAVKAYDSMMGRYSAIPLVPDVKADISGHVVDKGLDGIFHYVAKEEASIRDNPAARTTDLLRQIFGGGR from the coding sequence ATGGCCAAACGCGCAATCGCTGGCTGCGTGGCAGCGGCAATCCTGCTTGGGGCTGGCCCGGCCGCCACGCAGGGCGACATCACGGGCGCCGCGCGTGGCCTGCTCGACCGCCTCGGCGGCAGCCAGGGCAGCACACAGCAGACCGGTGACATCGCCGCCGGGCTCAAGGAAGCCCTGCACGTCGGCGTCGAGCGAGTGGTCGCAAAGGTCGGCGCTGTCGACGGGTTCAACCGTGATCCGGCCATTCATATCCCCCTGCCCGCACAATTGCAGACGGTGCAGGGTTGGTTGCGCAAGGTCGGCATGGCGGGCATGGCCGACGACCTTGAAAACCGCATGAACCGCGCCGCCGAGATCGCCGCCGCCGAGGCCAAGCCGCTGTTGTGGGATGCCATCCGGGACATGAGCCTCGATGACGCGCAGCGCATTTTTAACGGCCCCAAGGACGCCGCCACCCAGTACTTCCGCGGCAAGATGACGCCGGCCCTGAGCCAACGCATGAAGCCCCTGGTCGACGACGCCATGGCACAGGCAGGTGCCGTTAAGGCCTACGACAGCATGATGGGGCGCTACAGCGCCATCCCGCTCGTCCCCGACGTCAAGGCGGATATTTCCGGCCATGTCGTCGACAAGGGTCTTGACGGCATCTTCCACTATGTCGCCAAGGAGGAGGCGTCCATCCGCGACAACCCGGCCGCCCGCACGACGGATCTGTTGCGCCAAATTTTCGGCGGCGGCCGCTAA
- a CDS encoding efflux RND transporter permease subunit produces MSKFFIDRPVFAWVIAITIMLAGALSILRLPVEQYPQIAPPAVSISASYPGASAKVVEDSVTQVIEQKMTGIDHLRYMASTSDSTGNVSITLTFEPEADPDIAQVQVQNKLQLATPLLPQEVQDRGLTVTKSTMDFLMVAGFVSRDGSMSQDDIADYIATNLQETMSRVTGVGDVQLFGMPKAMRIWLDPDKLNSRQMTVTDVLSAIQAENVQVSAGEFGGAPAVPGQQLNATIVAQTRMQTAEEFGGILLRVNPDGSQVRLRDIARIEVGAERYEFVVRYNGQPAAGLGIKLATGANALDTADVVKAKLAELSVFFPQGLELFYPYDSTPYVKLSIEGVVETLVEAIGLVFLVMLLFLQNFRATLIPTIAVPVVLLGTFGILSAFGFTINTLTMFAMVLAIGLLVDDAIVVVENVERVMHEEGLPPREATRRSMGQITGALIGIALVLSAVFVPMAFFGGSAGAIYRQFSITVVSAMILSVVVALILTPAMCATILKPVTKQHGLSGGRFFGWFNRGFDASRGAYQRGVRGSLSRLGRYGIAYVLILAGLGVLFARLPSSFLPTEDRGQLFMLLSSPPGATQERTRETTEKVRDYFLHDEAENVKAVFTINGFSFVGRGQNQAMAFVKLKDWAVREGPGQSAEAIAGRAMRTLSTLKDAMVFTILPPSVPGLGNASGFDLQLVDRAGLGHAALLAARNQLLGTAAQNPKVAGVRPNGLEDTAQYRLEVDREKARALGLSLTEVNETLSAAWGGSYVNDFIHNGRVKKVYVQADAPFRMLPSDVDRWYVRNAAGGMVPFSSFASAEWTSGSPKLERYNGSPSMNIQGAAAPGVSSGEAMAAMEEMAAKLPPGIGYEWTGISFEERLTGSQAPALYAISILVVFLSLAALYESWSVPAAVMLVVPLGIVGAVAAVTLRGLPNDIYFQVGLLTTIGLSAKNAILIVEFAKQLYEEGMSLIDAVVEASRLRLRPIIMTSMAFIFGVAPLAIATGAGAESQNAIGVGVLGGMITATALAIFFVPIFFFVIYRLFGRKKRVEGADRGPAGIADAGPSIP; encoded by the coding sequence ATGTCGAAATTCTTCATCGACCGCCCGGTCTTTGCCTGGGTGATCGCCATCACGATCATGCTGGCCGGCGCGCTGTCGATTCTGCGCCTGCCGGTCGAGCAGTATCCGCAGATCGCCCCGCCGGCCGTGTCCATCAGCGCCAGCTATCCTGGCGCCTCGGCCAAGGTCGTCGAGGACAGCGTTACCCAGGTCATCGAGCAGAAGATGACCGGCATCGACCACCTGCGCTACATGGCCTCGACCAGCGACTCGACGGGCAACGTCTCCATCACGTTGACCTTCGAGCCGGAAGCCGATCCCGACATCGCCCAGGTCCAGGTGCAGAACAAACTGCAATTGGCGACGCCGCTGCTGCCGCAGGAAGTTCAGGATCGCGGCCTGACGGTGACCAAGTCGACCATGGACTTCCTGATGGTGGCCGGGTTCGTGTCCCGGGACGGCAGCATGTCGCAGGACGACATCGCCGACTACATCGCCACCAACCTTCAGGAAACCATGAGCCGGGTCACCGGCGTCGGCGATGTCCAGCTGTTCGGCATGCCGAAGGCTATGCGCATCTGGCTGGACCCGGACAAGCTGAACAGCCGCCAGATGACGGTGACCGACGTGCTGTCGGCGATCCAGGCGGAGAACGTCCAGGTCTCGGCCGGCGAGTTCGGCGGCGCGCCGGCGGTGCCGGGCCAGCAGCTCAACGCCACCATCGTCGCCCAGACCCGGATGCAGACGGCCGAGGAATTCGGCGGCATCCTGTTGCGCGTCAACCCCGACGGCTCGCAGGTCCGCCTGCGCGACATCGCGCGCATCGAGGTGGGTGCGGAGCGCTACGAATTCGTCGTCCGCTACAACGGCCAGCCGGCCGCCGGCCTGGGCATCAAGCTGGCGACCGGCGCCAACGCGCTCGACACCGCCGATGTCGTGAAGGCCAAGCTGGCCGAACTGTCGGTCTTCTTCCCCCAGGGACTGGAGCTTTTCTACCCTTACGATTCGACGCCCTACGTCAAGCTGTCGATCGAGGGCGTGGTCGAGACGCTCGTCGAGGCGATCGGCCTGGTCTTCCTGGTGATGTTGCTGTTCCTGCAGAATTTCCGGGCGACGCTGATTCCGACCATCGCGGTGCCGGTGGTGCTGCTCGGCACCTTCGGCATTCTTTCCGCTTTCGGTTTCACCATCAATACGCTGACCATGTTCGCCATGGTGCTGGCCATCGGCCTTTTGGTCGACGACGCCATCGTCGTCGTCGAGAACGTCGAGCGCGTGATGCACGAGGAGGGGTTGCCCCCCCGCGAGGCCACCCGCCGCTCGATGGGCCAGATCACCGGTGCCCTGATCGGCATCGCGCTCGTGTTGTCGGCGGTGTTCGTACCGATGGCCTTCTTCGGCGGCTCGGCCGGCGCCATCTACCGGCAGTTCTCGATCACCGTCGTCTCGGCCATGATCCTCTCCGTGGTGGTCGCCCTGATCCTGACGCCAGCGATGTGCGCGACCATCCTCAAACCCGTCACCAAGCAGCACGGGCTATCGGGAGGCCGCTTCTTCGGATGGTTCAACCGCGGTTTCGACGCCAGCCGCGGGGCCTATCAGCGGGGCGTGCGGGGTTCGCTCTCCCGTCTCGGCCGCTATGGCATCGCCTATGTCCTGATTCTCGCCGGCCTGGGGGTTCTGTTCGCCCGGCTGCCGTCGTCCTTCCTGCCGACCGAAGACCGCGGCCAGCTTTTCATGCTGCTGTCCTCGCCGCCCGGCGCCACGCAGGAGCGGACCCGCGAGACGACGGAGAAGGTGCGCGACTACTTCCTGCACGACGAAGCGGAAAACGTCAAGGCGGTCTTCACCATCAACGGGTTCAGCTTCGTCGGCCGCGGCCAGAATCAGGCCATGGCCTTCGTCAAGCTGAAGGATTGGGCCGTGCGCGAAGGGCCCGGCCAGTCCGCCGAGGCGATCGCCGGGCGGGCCATGCGGACGCTCTCCACGCTCAAGGACGCCATGGTCTTCACCATTCTGCCGCCCTCGGTGCCGGGGCTGGGCAACGCCAGCGGCTTCGACCTTCAGCTTGTCGATCGGGCCGGGCTCGGCCACGCGGCGCTGCTCGCCGCGCGAAACCAGCTGCTGGGGACGGCGGCGCAGAACCCCAAGGTCGCCGGCGTCCGTCCGAACGGCCTGGAAGACACCGCGCAGTACCGCCTCGAGGTCGACCGCGAAAAGGCCCGCGCCCTCGGCCTGTCGCTGACCGAGGTCAACGAGACGCTGTCGGCCGCCTGGGGCGGCTCCTATGTCAACGACTTCATCCATAACGGCCGCGTGAAGAAGGTCTACGTGCAGGCCGACGCGCCGTTCCGCATGCTGCCCAGCGACGTCGACCGCTGGTATGTGCGCAACGCCGCCGGCGGCATGGTGCCGTTCTCCTCCTTCGCCAGCGCCGAATGGACGTCGGGTTCGCCCAAGCTGGAGCGCTACAACGGCAGCCCCTCGATGAACATCCAGGGTGCCGCCGCCCCCGGCGTCAGCTCGGGCGAGGCGATGGCCGCCATGGAAGAGATGGCGGCAAAGCTGCCCCCGGGCATCGGCTATGAATGGACCGGGATCTCGTTCGAGGAGCGGCTGACGGGGTCGCAGGCCCCGGCCCTCTACGCCATCTCGATCCTGGTGGTTTTCCTAAGCCTCGCCGCCCTCTACGAAAGCTGGTCGGTGCCGGCGGCGGTCATGCTGGTGGTGCCGCTGGGGATCGTCGGCGCGGTTGCCGCCGTGACGCTGCGCGGTCTGCCCAACGACATCTATTTCCAGGTTGGCCTGCTGACCACCATCGGGCTGTCGGCAAAGAACGCCATTCTTATCGTGGAGTTCGCCAAGCAACTCTACGAGGAGGGCATGAGCCTGATCGACGCCGTCGTCGAGGCGTCCAGGCTGCGCCTGCGGCCGATCATCATGACGTCGATGGCCTTCATCTTCGGCGTGGCGCCGCTGGCCATCGCCACCGGGGCGGGTGCCGAAAGCCAGAACGCCATCGGGGTCGGCGTTCTTGGCGGCATGATCACCGCCACGGCCCTGGCGATCTTCTTCGTGCCCATCTTCTTCTTCGTGATCTATCGCCTGTTCGGGCGGAAGAAACGCGTCGAAGGCGCGGATCGCGGGCCTGCGGGAATCGCCGACGCCGGACCATCGATTCCATGA
- a CDS encoding pyridoxal-phosphate-dependent aminotransferase family protein has protein sequence MQNSYQAGRHFLQIPGPSNVPDRILRAMAKPTISHRDPEFQRLGRDILDRVRQVFKTDQPVIIYPSSGTGAWEAALTNTLSAGDRVLMFETGHFSMLWEKMARKIGLDVDYVAGDWRHGADPDVVEAKLAEDRAHKIKAVCVVHNETSTGVASRVAEVRQAMDRAKHPALLLVDTISSLASLDYRHDEWGVDVTVACSQKGLMLPPGLGFNAISQKALAASKKAGLMHSYWNWEDMLASNKTGFFPYTPATNLLYGLREAIDMLLEEGLENVFARHARHGEATRRAVRAWGLEIQCLDEREYSGVLTAVRMPEGHNADAFRTAVLEHFNMSLGNGLSKLQGKVFRIGHLGDFNDLTLMGTLSGVEMGLVVAGVPHTKGGTQAALDYLAKA, from the coding sequence ATGCAGAACAGTTATCAAGCCGGCCGGCATTTCCTGCAGATCCCGGGGCCGTCCAACGTGCCCGACCGCATCCTGCGGGCGATGGCGAAACCGACCATCAGCCACCGCGACCCGGAATTCCAGCGGCTCGGCCGCGACATCCTCGATCGCGTGCGCCAGGTCTTCAAGACCGATCAGCCGGTGATCATCTATCCGTCCTCGGGTACGGGGGCGTGGGAAGCCGCGCTGACCAACACGCTTTCGGCTGGCGACAGGGTCCTGATGTTCGAGACCGGCCATTTCTCCATGCTGTGGGAGAAGATGGCCCGCAAGATCGGTCTTGACGTCGACTATGTGGCGGGCGACTGGCGCCACGGCGCCGATCCCGATGTCGTCGAGGCCAAGTTGGCCGAGGATCGCGCCCACAAGATCAAGGCCGTCTGCGTGGTGCACAACGAAACCTCGACCGGTGTCGCGTCACGGGTGGCCGAGGTACGCCAAGCGATGGACCGCGCCAAGCATCCGGCGCTACTGCTGGTCGACACCATTTCGTCCCTGGCCTCGCTCGATTACAGGCACGACGAATGGGGCGTCGACGTCACCGTCGCCTGTTCGCAGAAGGGCCTGATGCTGCCCCCCGGCCTCGGCTTCAATGCCATCAGCCAAAAGGCGCTGGCGGCCTCGAAGAAGGCGGGATTGATGCATTCCTACTGGAACTGGGAAGACATGCTGGCGTCCAACAAGACCGGCTTTTTCCCTTACACCCCGGCCACCAACCTGCTCTACGGCCTCAGGGAAGCCATCGATATGCTGCTGGAGGAGGGCTTGGAGAACGTCTTCGCCCGCCACGCCCGGCACGGCGAGGCGACGCGGCGCGCGGTCAGGGCCTGGGGCCTGGAGATCCAGTGTCTGGACGAGCGTGAATACAGCGGCGTGCTGACTGCCGTGCGTATGCCTGAGGGCCACAACGCCGATGCCTTCCGCACGGCGGTGCTCGAGCATTTCAACATGTCCTTGGGCAACGGCCTCAGCAAGCTGCAGGGCAAGGTCTTCCGCATCGGCCATCTCGGCGACTTCAACGACCTGACCCTGATGGGCACCCTCTCCGGGGTCGAGATGGGCCTCGTGGTGGCCGGCGTGCCCCACACCAAGGGCGGGACTCAAGCCGCCCTCGATTACCTGGCGAAAGCCTGA
- a CDS encoding thermonuclease family protein, whose product MTAPFAGLPGRLWLALAVAATWGMAPAAAPAQAIDGIPFVIDGDTLGFGETRVRLYGIDAPEAEQTCPLLGSEAPIGAWAVQTLHRLIGRHEVTCHPLSRPAQGHVAAKCRTTAIADLGRAMVMAGFAWDFKRQGHGIYADDEAAARTQRLGVWAGEGECQPPWDWRRR is encoded by the coding sequence TTGACGGCGCCTTTCGCCGGTTTGCCGGGCCGCCTGTGGCTTGCCCTGGCGGTGGCGGCGACATGGGGCATGGCGCCGGCGGCGGCACCCGCCCAGGCCATCGACGGTATCCCCTTCGTGATCGACGGCGATACCCTGGGCTTTGGCGAAACGCGGGTCAGGCTCTATGGCATCGACGCGCCGGAGGCCGAGCAGACCTGTCCCCTTCTCGGCAGCGAGGCGCCCATCGGCGCCTGGGCGGTGCAGACGTTGCACCGCCTGATCGGCCGCCACGAGGTGACCTGCCATCCGCTGTCCCGTCCGGCCCAGGGCCATGTGGCGGCGAAATGCCGCACGACGGCCATCGCCGACCTCGGCCGCGCCATGGTGATGGCGGGCTTCGCCTGGGATTTCAAGCGCCAGGGCCATGGCATCTATGCCGACGACGAGGCTGCCGCGCGCACCCAGCGGCTGGGTGTGTGGGCCGGCGAAGGCGAGTGCCAGCCGCCGTGGGATTGGCGGCGGCGCTAG
- a CDS encoding TetR/AcrR family transcriptional regulator, whose amino-acid sequence MEKAEALPEPKIGPRGQARRRRLLEAAIRLFDEKGFEATTLADLVNEAGGSRTSLYEYFGDKEGLLRAVTVEQSDRLLSDLAALRPDSSMAPDVALKRMGLRFVEGLMDEETMAVLRILIAEGSKFPEIGKFVLRRGPDSVIERTAEYLLELAEAGKLRIDHPQEAARAFTGLLIGNILLRRLISPTSGMSREDLEKHVNRSVEIFLTGVGLRTDGAASGSTQA is encoded by the coding sequence ATGGAAAAAGCCGAAGCATTGCCGGAACCGAAGATTGGCCCGCGCGGCCAGGCGCGGCGCAGGCGGCTGCTGGAAGCGGCGATCCGCCTGTTCGACGAGAAGGGGTTCGAGGCGACGACGCTGGCCGATCTGGTGAACGAGGCCGGCGGATCAAGAACCTCGCTCTACGAGTACTTCGGCGACAAGGAGGGGCTGCTGCGGGCGGTAACGGTGGAGCAGAGCGACCGGTTGCTGTCGGATCTGGCGGCGTTGCGTCCGGACTCCTCGATGGCACCCGACGTGGCGCTCAAGCGGATGGGATTGCGTTTCGTCGAGGGCCTGATGGACGAGGAGACGATGGCCGTTCTTCGCATCCTCATCGCGGAAGGCAGCAAATTTCCGGAAATAGGCAAGTTTGTGCTGCGCCGCGGTCCTGACAGCGTCATCGAGCGCACCGCCGAGTATCTCCTCGAACTGGCCGAGGCCGGCAAATTGCGCATCGATCATCCGCAGGAAGCGGCCCGCGCTTTCACCGGCTTGCTGATCGGCAACATCCTGCTGCGGCGCCTGATCTCGCCGACCAGCGGGATGTCGCGGGAAGATCTGGAGAAGCATGTCAACCGGTCGGTCGAAATTTTCCTGACCGGGGTGGGCCTGCGCACCGACGGGGCAGCCTCAGGGTCAACGCAAGCCTAG
- the pspC gene encoding envelope stress response membrane protein PspC: protein MRSCRPPFGGRWRHRHGWAPWEAGDAGRPSPNRLYRNLDTAMVKGVCAGVADYFGISPWLVRIGTLILLFSFTVPTIIVYFVLVKMVPPRPAGLYETSEEEAFWTRVRVEPAGMVSNLRRQFRDMEKRLRDLETYVTSREFGLDREIKDL, encoded by the coding sequence ATGAGATCGTGTCGTCCCCCCTTCGGCGGGCGGTGGCGCCACCGCCATGGCTGGGCGCCGTGGGAAGCGGGCGACGCCGGCCGTCCCAGCCCCAACCGGCTCTATCGCAATCTCGACACCGCGATGGTCAAGGGCGTCTGCGCCGGCGTCGCCGACTATTTCGGCATCTCGCCCTGGCTGGTGCGCATCGGCACGCTGATCCTGTTGTTCAGTTTTACGGTGCCGACGATCATCGTCTACTTCGTCCTCGTCAAGATGGTGCCGCCGCGCCCGGCCGGGCTGTATGAAACCTCCGAGGAGGAAGCGTTCTGGACCCGCGTGCGGGTCGAGCCGGCGGGCATGGTCTCCAACCTGCGCCGCCAGTTCCGGGACATGGAGAAGCGCTTGCGCGACCTCGAAACCTACGTCACATCGCGCGAATTCGGGCTGGATCGCGAAATCAAGGACCTTTAG
- the pspB gene encoding envelope stress response membrane protein PspB — protein MFLDFIHTPLIVFLVIVAPLWLIIHYSTRWRSTRALSADDEKILADLWESVPKMEGRIKNLERILDAEVPHWREQL, from the coding sequence ATGTTCCTGGACTTCATCCACACGCCGTTGATCGTCTTCCTGGTGATCGTGGCGCCGCTGTGGCTCATCATCCATTACAGCACGCGCTGGCGCTCGACGCGGGCGCTGTCGGCCGACGACGAGAAGATCCTGGCCGACCTGTGGGAGAGCGTCCCCAAGATGGAAGGCCGCATCAAGAATCTCGAGCGCATCCTCGACGCCGAAGTCCCCCACTGGAGGGAACAGCTATGA
- a CDS encoding PspC domain-containing protein, translated as MTRHDFHDIRHRAARLRRWPGAIVLGVCAAVATRFGVGAWWVRAAVLLALLWAPVTTVLLYLLAAVLLARNPAWRWPA; from the coding sequence ATGACCCGCCATGACTTTCACGACATTCGCCATCGCGCGGCGAGATTGCGCCGCTGGCCGGGAGCCATCGTTCTCGGCGTCTGCGCGGCGGTGGCGACGCGCTTTGGCGTCGGCGCCTGGTGGGTGCGCGCCGCGGTGTTGCTGGCCCTGCTCTGGGCGCCGGTCACCACCGTGCTTCTCTATCTGCTGGCCGCCGTTCTGTTGGCCCGCAATCCGGCCTGGCGGTGGCCGGCATGA